The Rhopalosiphum maidis isolate BTI-1 chromosome 4, ASM367621v3, whole genome shotgun sequence region CGTGTCGgcgtaataataaatgatgcgCGTCCAACTCTTTTAAACTTCTGTCAATTCCGCGTGAAAAGAGAACATCTGGCTTGTGTATGAAAACGCTTTTCAATAcaaatcaaatgtattttaaaaacagtgattattgtttattattgttaacattttaattgagaACTTTACGGCGATCTGCTATTGCTCACGGAGGCGAAAGAGGACGGGACGTGCAATGAGCTATATGCACTAAATAATACACGTACAGATTCAATCGTCTGTTCGGGATCCAACAACGGCAATCACGGGCTGTTTAGTTTTGTTGCCAAACGTGGTAAAGATaagaatacataatatctaatGGGATAAATGATCAGTTGAATGTATCACGTGTATTTGTCGTACTTTATGTCCGAAATAAATCAAACATCGGTGCAAAAGGGGGGGGgacataaaaacaattcaataacGCGTGTATTAATTATGACGGGTATACCTATcgaacgagaaaaaaaaaaaaaccacgaaTGAtctattgtgttattttacgAGCTACacgtattcaatttatttgcgGCCGATTTCGGTAAAAAGTACTGCAGGACGCCCCGACTACCGGCGCGAAGGCGTTCCAGTCGACTATTTCACTGCGCacgaaatataggtatatttcatATTCCGTCGGTATTTAACGGTGCGCATATCGTACCTAccttactattattgttattatacctattggcCATGTCTTCCCGACAATTTGTTGACCGAGGCCAATTTTGCCGCCGACACAGAACGAAAGTCGACGAGGGCACCGCTATACGTgtgtacgtaataataataataataataatatgaggcATGCATGAATGACGGCGCGGCGCGTGGTATTGATTCTaacctaaaatatttgaacagtTTTCGCGTACGATCCTAACATTCGACGACGGCGAGTGGGGTGAATAAATGGGGCGGGGGGGGTGGTAGGAGGAGGAGAAGGCGAAGCCGTTAAACGTTCTGGTGGCGatcgtttttgtttttcgtcACGCAACAAagcgtgtaaaaaaaaataaaaaaaaaaatacacgaaaTGCGAAATGCGGTTCGCGTACACGACATAAATACGTATAGTAGTGAGTGTATAGCCGTATATTATAGGACTATGTCATCGTGTGCACGGGGGCGAAAGCGCACCGGCCGCCGGACACGAATTTCAATAGATTCAAATCGGACGGCATTTTTCGAATTCGGGTAgttcaacttttttaatttgttaattttttaattttttttacgttcaAAACAATTACCTACGAAAACCTATACGAATCGTCATGGCGGTGTATGTCTTCAGTTTATCTCGGATATAATGTAGCGAATAAGacgacgtaataataataataataataataagttaataactatataataataataataataataataatatatgacggATATTACAacgtaacaaaatatataatagtatatcgtATATGACTCTGAGCGTAGAGAACGGCCACTGGCGCGACCCCATTTCCACTACACCCTATAAGGAAACAATCGTCGTCATGGTGGCGTGGGCGGAGGCGGCGGTGGGGCCGGCGGTGACCCGCTGCCGTGCCTGTGGTGATGATGATGCTGGATGACGGTCAAGTCGAACGGTCTGACGGCGGCGGACGCGATCGTCGCGACCGCCTGCGCCATTCCGCCTCCGAAATTCCCCAACCCTCCGCCGCCAACTAACATCCCTCctccgccaccgccgccaccgcctcCTCCGGGCTCCTCTTCGGGACTGGGCGACGACACGAACCGGTGTCGGCCCGTGAACTTCGGGTAGTGCGTCTTCTCGTGCGCTTTGAGTATCGTCGACCGGCTGAACGTCTTGCCGCACAGCGCGCACCGGAACGGCCGTTCGCCGGTGTGCACGCGACAGTGGTCTTTCATGTGGTGCCGGAGCTTGAACGCTTTGCCGCAGAACTCGCACTTGAACGGCCGGTCGCCGGTGTGCGCGGGCAGGTGGCCGACCAGCGTGGCCACGTCCGGGAACGTTTTGCCGCAAAACTTGCATAGCGTACCGCCCACGCCGTCGTCCATTGCGCCAGCGATGCCGCACGCCTGCTGCAGCGACGCCGCAGCGGCGGCCGACGACGACGCGGACAACAGCGACAGCGACAGCGCCGCCGACGACGACAGAGGCGGTGGTACGGtcgtgccgccgccgccaccgccgggGTCCGTAAACGACGTGCCGCCGGGTTGGTTGTTGTCCAGGCTGTGCGACAGTATGTGTCGCGTCAGTTTGCTCTGATGCGGGAACGTTAGGTTGCAGTACAAGCATGTGTACGACCGCGTCGGTGTCGTGGTCAAAGCGACAATAGCGTCCGCCGcagccgtcgtcgtcgtcatcgtagCCGGTGTCGGCGTCGTTGGCGTTGGCGTaggtgtcgtcgtcgtcgtcctgCCGTCGCGTTCCTGTAaccgaaacaaaaaaaaacaaaaaaaaaaataactctcATCAACTTCTTTTCGCTGGTAAATTTCGTTTAGTATAATCGTTTACGTAAAAGGGTGTGTGGAAAAAAACCGAGgagataaaaagttaaaaaaaaaaaaacaaaaaaaaattgtgtaatattattgatatactgTCAAGTAAATAATACTCATGGAGGACAAAATAATAGTGTCAGCACAAGAAGTtgacgttgtttttttttttttgtcgtttttGTTTTGGCTACAGGTGCGGCCaggccatatatatatacatacatataatatatatatatatatatatgtaaaatataatataatattttacgatcGAAAACTCCAATCCGCGCACACCGTTCGTTTAAGAAAacgcacaatataatatttaagtgtattataatattattataaaaaaaatatacacgtgTACAAAACGCacggatttttaaatttatgatcacACGGGTTAACGATTATAATTTCCGTACCGAACATTGGTAGAGCAGTGGTATTATGCAAATgcgaaatttaaatgaaataatcgtAACGCAGGTCGTTTCTGGTTTGGCGAGTTTTTCGCAGTTACATTTTTGACAATCTTTATACCACTGCGCGTAGTTGGTATTTTTTGGTCGATTCGTCGcagcgtatataataattataataacaatcggTGGTACGGCACAACTAGGGTTGGTAATGGTGCCTGACCCCCGCAGTTTGTAATTTAGGTTCCAATTTTCCTTATTTGACCGCAACGGTTTCGTGGAGAATTGTTTCTTACTACTTTTCGAGGACCAATTAAGACCATCTTAACTACTATATAAAGCTCTCTTTAGACCGCGTATTCATTAGAACTTGTCAAGTCTTGTTAAATggtgtcattaaaaaattcgaaaaatactgaagataataaaaactaaaatcatacaatttcgAATTGGGCCGTAGATTTCCCGTTGAATTTTAATCTCAATTGCGCTTGTGATAAGTacacattgtattttatttataacaatcttTCTCTggtgtatatcataataatcgataatgtatttagtaaatagatatttaaccaatttaaaattaaaatgacaaaaaaaaaacaaaaaatgaactAACGATTAAACGTTCAAATAGTAGATTCTTACTCTGTAAAGAATTTCACCGACTTACAATAATGGAATTGTTATAgtttttcaacaatattaaataggatTAAGcggtatacaaattataaaataattataaaatcttaagAATATTAATGTTACATGAAATtcttttgtgtattttaaaaaaaagattttaattcaTGGGTATATTCGTACAATTTAAGACACATCAACAGGTTTATGGACTTAAATATGACAGATAATTCTGTAGTTGGttgttacaaataattttatttaactgtacaaaatataatgatttttggaAAGTATCAAAGTTAATGAAATCAAACAgaaccaaaaaatatattaatgttgaaTGGCTAAGTATGTATGTTATACTCAAATTATATGTCGaagtttaacattaaaatttatcaaattgagTGAAAACCAAAGTTTAGTTATAATGTCGTTTAtgtgttcataaaatataattattgcaattatacaattaactaaaataattaatcacaattataataaatttatcatttatttgcgGTGGCTTAAAGAATTAAGTTTTGCACAGTATCATtatgccttttttttttatacctttcatggttcatattatttttaaataggtttataataacatcataCAAATCATCATGGAAGTTGCAGTTCGGAGCAATCCAATTCTGAAATTGTCACCACTTTatgattaacataaaaattttacagCTTACAACATTTATCGCTTAAAGTACCTATGATAATTATAGAATTTGGAgagtaaataaaatgaacctacatagttatattaagtaataataataattaattgttttgaagTCAACTTCTTGAGACTGCACTTGTTtgtataaatgcatttaaatatttcttagcCGCATAAAATCAGTaaatggcaaaaaaaaaattgtacaattcGTTCTAGTTTTTTTCCCTTTAAATTATGTTCAGTctcgttataaaaaaatgaatatttttcattttctactctgagttagatttttattatatatattaatatatttaataataacgggAATGGATGCAATGTAAATGACTAAAtaaatagacaatattttGTGCTTACCGGATCTGGTATACTCCGGTATTCTGAAGAGCTTTCCCCTTGAATGCTTCGGTCATCAGTCTTGTCACAGTCAGCTTCTTTCTTCAAGAACTATAGAATACAATATTGGTTTTAGTCATACCAAAATTCGTTTAAAACgagttcattaaaaaaaattataaattttaactaattacgtataatattatattgagcgTGGATGCTATTCATTCGAGGTGTTGGTttctcatttaataataataataatatattcagaaATTGATAAgagattattgaaataaaattttagataataaacgTTGCCTAACTTGAAGTTTCAACATAGAAAAAGTACTTTATAGaagaactaaaatttaaattgttaactgATAAGTTATTAAGGAATCAATATAGTCTGATGGAAATTGTGaaactttaatattgatataggtataatttattatattataattctacgATGcacaaatatttcttaatattgaAAACGACTTTGTGatgcattttatacattttgtaggtGTGTTACCAGTGGGTGGCTTCTCCAATTTAACAGttagaaacataatatatataatttatgttagttattattatactgtatatttaaagatttataaaaacttgaataaaaaaacgcagtttaaattttgattagtattgtatatagttaaaaacgaTTAAACGATTGTATTGctgaaaatacattaaacaagtatacatgaaattatatacctattatatctaTTGGCATACCTAaagtattagttaaatttaatataaccattattattatcgatccCTTCAAGGCGTTTTTAagtaatctataaattaacttagtatgtataataaatactagtctaattattatacacatacaattttatattttatgtaagacTTAGGGTCTTACTAAGGACCGATACATGTTAATTAATCAGAAACCACGATTTCAAAtctcgaataataatattaataaaaatttataaaaattaactgctttaaaatttataataaaaatggtgtttttcgtttaaaaaaaatgaaatttttacaCCTTAGGTCATtccataaatgttataaaaatgaataaattttaaaatatggtctttAGCAGTACGCACAGGAGAATCatttggtatttataaatatatctaatatcatttatattgaactatatagttaatcacgtcacatattatttgtttatttgccAATAgatgcaaattattattgatatggaATATTACTTAtggattattattagatttataaagACTAATTTTCTCATTCATGATTTTATTTGGTTATATAAAGTTAGGTAGACTTCATTAAGAGATACtcacctatttaaaaaatttaaccgtAATTCTTTTACTTTGCCTTAGTAAAAACAGACAAAActtcacatttttataatataagttacgATTGggttattatttactgtgattgtttatgcatatttattatttaaaaaattaaatcattaagaaCTAAGAagtgtattacaatttaaagttcTTACCCAGATATTTATACCAAAACTATAATCGGATATCATGTTTTAAtggggaaaaaaatatacgttttcCAAAACGCtatcagtaaaataaattttttcatattttaattttaatttaaaaaatagttttatggtaaattataaacaaatatgattagttattttatatattttaatacaaaaattctaaatttttatttgagttaTTCTAATTACAAatctctaataaaatatttgtcatattttgtattctataGGTACCTGACGTTTGTACAGGTAAAATAACAGATtagtgtgtaaaataaataacaaaaaaaaaaaatcaataagatAATTCATTAGTAGGTACCGAATTATGATATGATAAAAacggtttttataattatgtattattcacAAAAGAACATAAGATAATTTAGCTTGGTTGACATTTATTAACCATCTGAACTTaagatatgtaaaattaaattgaaataaaaaattcttgtcgtaaaataaatatgcgcATAACaacatgttttgtttattattgatttggtTGGaactaaaactttaaaaaaatatattggataatgaataattaatttaatttttttttatttatatgaatttaaaattaaccaaagttgaaatttaaatttaaataattcgtttTTGTCAGACTGTAATTGAAATTCTCTAATTTACCAACTTCTTACGATTATTTTTCTAGGGTTTCAATAATGtcgttttagtttttacaaatgtataatatatttctcaatataatatgactatatgagcataaataacatttagttTCACgtcaataacattaaatactaattctCTGATAGgtagtttgattttaaatttaaaaaacctgaaattaatattttcgtataatgcatattatgttaaaacttttaattaactCTCACtactaaattttgaatttagatCGAAtactataagaaaaaaaatcaatacaaagatgtaataataaaaagttagcatttgtatttaaatgcgTGTAATGCGTATGCATGCAGTGCTAAAAATACGagtttttcttaaattgtttaacaaaatgtccccaccttataaaaatatcgattcaAATTGAAGGTCgttctacaaaatatttagtgttaCACTGTTACCTTTAACtttagacataatatataattgaattttatagacaaaatatttaaattgaattttaatcaactaaaatttgaaggatatatatatgtaaaacaaaacaggtatatataactatgtgcagttttaaaaaagtgaatactataatataataattacagtaaaataatttatataaaaaatatttaatgtttagtagttattttagtatttataaccatttctgcctaatagtataaatactataaaaacataattaaatggagaataaaaatgcaatatatatGTCTATAATCTCCTTTTAATCTTGAGTAAGCCACTTTAACAGGTATTCTAGAGGTAATGTGtcaatgtattgtatttgtaataattcacgttttaacaaaaattcaagTGGtagagatatttttatattttttctctgataattattaaaaataatagaaattttgaaatgtaaagaacaatttatttttacttcagttttgaataaaactactatctatattctatataaatactCGTAACTTATTATTCATTGAAGACTGAAGAGGTAACActctttaataaaaactaaagttTCTTTTCttacaatatgttattatcaaaCTCCGAGCATTTTCTCTTTTTGAAACCagcaaaaaataaactgtttatcattaattgtatacaattaataaaactaattaataaattatttcaaacttaTACATTTAGTATGTACaccaacaattaatataaataataaatattatataaaactagagactaaaataaatgtcaaaaatcattagttgaaggtttttaattaaaatatatatatagccgtcaataactgtttataatataagtatagaaaattcgaaagtattattatttaaatgcagaatactttaaaatttacataggatagtaaatatattattctaaaag contains the following coding sequences:
- the LOC113550367 gene encoding protein bric-a-brac 2-like isoform X2 — translated: MGSEHYCLRWNNHQNNLLGVFSQLLQEESLVDVTLACSEEGRLIRAHKVVLSACSAYFKALFLDHPTRHPIVVLKDVQFSELRDLVEFMYRGEVNVDHRQLTTLLKTAESLKVKGLADMARPSDGDDDTVGDRVELVPADRDDEPMEPEDLRPLSRCRTPVPAESRTPSPPPTESDDNLSMQSEPSDMTTVCRHDDQPSPSGSGLPPVQQVPLFLKKEADCDKTDDRSIQGESSSEYRSIPDPERDGRTTTTTPTPTPTTPTPATMTTTTAAADAIVALTTTPTRSYTCLYCNLTFPHQSKLTRHILSHSLDNNQPGGTSFTDPGGGGGGTTVPPPLSSSAALSLSLLSASSSAAAAASLQQACGIAGAMDDGVGGTLCKFCGKTFPDVATLVGHLPAHTGDRPFKCEFCGKAFKLRHHMKDHCRVHTGERPFRCALCGKTFSRSTILKAHEKTHYPKFTGRHRFVSSPSPEEEPGGGGGGGGGGGMLVGGGGLGNFGGGMAQAVATIASAAVRPFDLTVIQHHHHHRHGSGSPPAPPPPPPTPP